The sequence below is a genomic window from Mycobacteroides abscessus ATCC 19977.
GTACCGGCGCCACATCGGCCTCGGTATCGGCGGCGTACACCAGATCCGCCTGGTCACCGTAGAACTGGGTGAGGAACTGCTCAACCAATCCCTGGAGATCGGAATCGCCAGGGTCGCCGGTCTTTTCGACAATCCAGCCACGTTGTCCGCGAACCCGCCCGCCACGCACGTGGAACACCTGCACGGCAGCTTCCAACTCGTCGTCGGAGAACGCCACCACATCTGCATCGGTGCCATCGCCGAAGACCACGGTCTGCCGTTCCAGCGCTCGTTGCAGCGCGGAAATGTTGTCGCGCAACCGTGCGGCCCGCTCGAAATTGAGTTCCTGGGCGGCCTGGTTCATCTCACGTTCCATGTCGCGGGCCAGACGATCGGTCTTACCCGATAGGAAGTCGCAGAAATCCAGGACTATCTCACGGTGCTCCTGGGCACTCACCCGGCCGATGCAGGGTGCCGAACACTTCTCGATATACCCGAGCAGGCAGGGTCGATCAATTTGCTTGTGGCGCTTGAATACTCCGTTCGAGCAGGTGCGCGCCGGGAACACCCGGGTCAGCAGGTCGAGCGTTTCCCGGATGGCCCACGCATGCGAGTAGGGCCCGAAGTAGCGCACGCCCTTGCGACGTGGGCCGCGATAGACGAACAGCCGCGGATATTCTTCATTGAGGGTGACCGCGAGCACCGGATACGACTTGTCGTCGCGATAGCGGACGTTGAAACGAGGATCGAATTCCTTGATCCAGTTGTATTCGAGCTGCAGGGCCTCGACCTCGGTGCCCACCACCGTCCACTCCACGCTGCCGGCAGTGGTGACCATCTGCCGGGTGCGCGGATGCAGACCCGTGATGTCGGCGAAATAGGAGGTGAGTCGGCTGCGCAGGCTCTTGGCCTTGCCGACGTAGATGACCCGGCCATGCGGATCGCGGAATCGGTAGACACCCGGCTCGACGGGGATCGAGCCGGGAGCCGGTCGATAGGTCGAGGGATCGGGCACATGTCCAGGCTAGTCCGGGGCTCCGACGACCGACCTCATCGGCAGTGAGACATCCATGCCCGCCGACTCCCCACCGACCGCGCGATCCACTGCTACCCTCGGGGGGTACTTCAACGTAGAGACGAAGGAGTAGCGACGGTGCGTAGATCTACCGCGAGGGGCTTGCCGGTACTACTCACCGCGGCCACGGGGCTGTCTCTCATCACGGCGATCAACGCGCTCGCGGTTCCCGCAAATGATGCCGATGCCGTCATCAACAGCTTGCAGGCCAGCGGCTATCGCGTCACCGTGACGCGGATCGGCTCCGGACACCAGGACAACTGTGTCGTGCAGTCCGTCAATCAGCAGTCGCCCGTATCCAATGTGGCCAGCGCGCGCGATATGCGCAACAGACCGACATCGGTTCCCGTGTCCACCAAGGTCGCTCACGTCACGCTGGCGTGCTGAGAGATAGGACGAGTTGGATGAAATTCAGCGTTGGCCCATTGGCCGTTGCCCTGGTCACGATGAGCGGTATCGCGGTGTTCCCCGCGATCGGCTCGGCGGATCCGGAGACCCCAACCCCCACGCCGGCGTCCGAAACAAACTCTCGCACAGCGATACTCCCGGTCTTTGCGCAGGAAGGCATCCGTGTCCGAACCGGTAAGCCCGGCGAGCTCTTGACAATCCACCTCCCGGAGGACGTTCCGCTGGCACCCGCACAATGGGGGCCGGACGGGGACGCGACATACCGAGCCGCAGACACCGAATACACGGTCACCCCGTTGATCGACGGCGGCGAGTACTTCACCATCGTGAAAAAGGACCCCGGCGAGTCCTTTGACTACAAGGTGCGTCTCGGACTACCCGCGGGCACTCATTGGGTGCGCCATGGCACCACGTTGCTGATCGAATCCGATGGTGCGCCCGACAATCCCTCACTGCTGGTGGGAATGTTCGCCTCGCCCAAGGTGACCACGGGCACGGGAGCCGACATCCCCTTGACCGTCGAGATCGACTCCGATGCCACGGTGACGCTCTCCGCACGCAGCCCCGCACTCGCCAACACTCCGATCGAGATCGGTTTCTCCTACCACCCGGTGGACGCCACCACCTAGCGTACGGTCAGGGCGCACCGAAACCGAAGGCCGACATGAGTCGGTGGCCGTCACCGCTACGCACCGAATCGGCGAGTTGCTGTGCCCGGTTTTGGTTCTCCGACTTGGTGGTGACAGCAATCGAGTAGCGCTCGACCGACACCGCATCGCCGGGAAAGCTCAGCGTGGTCACGCGCGGCTCGTCACTTGTGGCGTACGAGGAGTAGGTGAGCCCTACCTCTGCCCGTCCCTCGGCCACCGCGTCCACCACCGCATTCGCGGTGCGCTCTGTCTGAGCCGGACCGAGCGGAGCCGCGAGTGATTCCGCAACGCGCGCAGTGGCAGCGCCACACGCGAGTTCCGGTGCACACACCGCGAGCCGCGCGCCCGAGCGCACCGCGTCGTTGAAGGTGAAGACATGATTCGGGTTCCCAGGTGGGGTAACAATCACCAGTCTGTTCGCGGCGAACGCCGCCGGATCTTTCACCTGCCCCGCCTGTGCCGCCCTGTGCATATCCACGTCCCGCACCACCAGCACATCCGGGGCCGGCTCCCGCTCCAGCTCGTCGGCAAGTTCTTGCGACCGCTTGAATTTCAGCTGTATCTGGGTGCCCGGATGGTCGATCTGGAATCGTTTGGCCAACTCGCTGAACACCGTGCGCATCGCCTGGTCGACGGAGACACGCAGTGTCATCGGGACGGCGGCACCGCCGATCTCGCCCGCGTCTCCGGGCCGCGTGGTCGGGGCGGGGGGCTGCGAAGTACCGCATCCCGCGACCGCAAGAAACGCTGCCAGCGCCACCACGAGGGATGCCGATCGCCGCGGTCCGAATAATCCGGCTGTCTGGGGCGCGCCTCCGAACACGCGCGGAACCTATCACGTAGGTCGACCGCCCAGCCGACCATGGCATAACGTGATCACACTGTGAGAGCCCTGACCAGAGCGCTAGCCATCGCCTCTATCGCCCTTCTGGCGTCCGCGGGCTGCGCCGGCGACATGACGAGCAGGCCGGGCGGCGCGGCGGAACCATGCGGGATCACCGCAAACGGTGTTCCGATCACGAAAACCGCTGCCACTCAAGCGGCTACCGAACGAAACATCTCCACCAATCCCGAAGTGGCCACCGGCTATCGGACCGGGATGACCGCGGTACGTACCGCGAGCTATGCCGCCGCAACCGCAAACCCCCTGGCCACGCAGGCCGCGTGCAAGGTGCTGCGTGACGGAGGGTCCGCCGCCGATGCCCTGGTTGCCGCCCAAGCCGTGCTCGGGCTGGTCGAGCCGCAATCCTCGGGCATCGGGGGCGGCGGCTTCCTCGTCTACTACGACGCCGCCAGCGGTGCGGTACAGACCTATGACGGTAGAGAAGTCGCCCCGGCCGCCGCGACCGAGAACTATCTACGCTGGGTCGACGACGCAGACCGGACTGCACCCAGACCCGATGTGCGGTCGTCGGGCCGCTCGATCGGAGTGCCCGGAATCCTGCGCATGCTCTACGACGTGCATGCCGAGCACGGAGCCGCACCCTGGCGCGAGTTGTTCACTCCGGCAGTTCAATTGGCAGACGACGGCTTCGAGATCAGCCCGCGCCTGGCCGCGGCGATCACCGATTCAGCGGCCAGTCTTGCCCTGGATCCAGAAGCCGACCTCTACCTTCTCAACACCGATGGTTCGGCCAAACCCGCCGGAACCAAGATCACCAACCCGGCCTACGCAAAAACCCTCGGCGCCGTTGCTGCCGACGGACCCGATGCCTTCTACCGGGGCGCCATCGCCGAAGCCATCGTGGCCGCGGCGGCGGACACCTCGTCGGGACGCACCCCGAGCCTGATGACCACCGCAGACCTATCTGGATACACCGCCAAGAGGCGGGCAGCGCTGTGCACCACCTACCGCGACCACGAGATCTGCGGTATGCCAGCGCCTTCCTCGGGAGGTATCGCGGTGGCCGCGACATTGGGCATCCTGCAGAACTTCCCGATGGCATCCTTCCGGCCCACCGATATCGATCTCGACGGCGGCAAGCCGACGGTTGACGGGGTGCACTACATCGCCGAGGCGGAACGGCTCGCCTATGCCGACCGCGACAAATACGTTGCCGACACAGATTTTGTTGCGCTACCAGGTAATTCACCCGACACTCTGCTGAATCCGACGTACCTGGCCGGGCGGGCACGACTGATCTCCGGCGATACAACGATGGGCGTCGCCAAGCCGGGCGAATTCAACATACCGGCATCCGCGGCGGTATCCACCCCCGAGCACGGCACCAGCCAGGTGACCGTCGTCGACGCCCGGGGCAACGCGGCGTCGCTCACCACGACGGTGGAGTCAGCATTCGGTTCGTTCCACATGGTGGACGGGTTCTTCCTCAACAATCAGCTCACCGACTTCTCGGCCGAGCCCGTGGGTAAAGACGGGCTCCCGGTCGCCAACCGGCTGCAACCAGGAAAACGCCCCCGTAGCTCGATGGCGCCCACCCTGGTTTTCGAACGCGCCGAATCCGGCAAGCGCGGCGCGTTGCTCCTGGCACTCGGCTCGCCGGGCGGCTCGGTGATCATCCAGTTTGTTGTGAAAACCCTTGTCGGCATTCTGGACTGGGGCCTCGATCCACAGCAGGCGGTGTCGATGGTGGACTTCGGCGCCAACAACTCCCCCAAGACCAATGTCGGCGGCGAACACCCCAGTATCGATGCCCGCGACAACGGCGCCGACGACCCCTTGATCCAGCGGCTGCGCGCACGTGGCCACATCGTCGACGTCGCCGATCAGTCCAGTGGCCTGTCCGCGCTGGTGCGCCGGGGACCGGGCTGGATCGGCGGCGCGGACCCTCGCCGCGAAGGACTGGTCATGGGCGACACCGGATAGCGGCCGATCAGCCCAGCGACTCAAGCCCCGGGTCGTCGATCGCGGAGGCGCGCGAGGTGTCCTTGAGTTCCACGCCGGAGCGGCCCAACTGAAGCGCTCCGCCGACCAGACTCGCCGCGATGCGCGCCGCTTCCGAGTAGCTGAGCCCGTCAGGCGGATGGATATTGGATATGCAGTTGCGATCGGCATCGGTGCAACCGGACCGCGGTAGGTGCGTGAGATAGATACCGAGGCTGTCGACCACACTGAGCCCCGGTCGCTCACCGATGATGACGATCAACGTCCGGTACCGCCCCTGCTCGGCGACGTGGTCCCCCAGCGCTACCCGAGCCTGCGTTGCGATCACCGGCGCGGCCAGCGTGTACGCGTTTCCCAACCTCAGGGCGAGCTCGCGCAGGAGCGGAACACCGTGGCGCATCAGGGCAGTGGGTGATAAACCGTCGGCGAGTACGAATCCGATATCCGCCGGTCTACGCGCCACCGCCGACAGGTCGGCGGGCAGCCGGCCGAGGTCGGGTCGGCGCAAGTACTCCGCCCGGGAACCCACCTGACTGGTCACCACGACGGGTACGCCCAACCCGAGCGCACCGACGTCAGCGGCGAAGCGATCGATATCCAGGGGTACGTGCACGGCGTCCCGTGCAATCGCATGCGCGGCAGCCAAGTCCAGCACATCTCGAGTGTGCAGCGCATTACCTGCCCTGTCCAAACCGATCCGGGCCTGGGTGTTCAGTCTCAGGTCTTTCCAAAACCTCTGGCGCGCAACGTCACCGGCTGTCATCGGGCGCCCGAGATGGTAAGCGCACGCAACGGTGAGCTCGTCACGTCGAAGGGGGTGAGGCGGCCGTCATCGTCAACCATGCCGATGGCGTGCAGCCACTGTTCAAACTCCGGCGCGGGCCGCAGACCTAGCGTCCGGCGTGCCTGCAGCACATCGTGAAACGACAGACTCTGATAACCCAGCATCACATCGTCGGCGCCCGGAACGGTGATAACGAAGGCCACGCCCGCCGCGGCAAGCAGGATCAGCAGCGTATCCATGTCGTTCTGGTCGGCCTCGGCATGATTGGTGTAACAGACGTCGACGCCCATGGGCAGGCCAAGCAGCTTGCCACAGAAATGGTCTTCCAGCCCGGCGCGCACGATCTGCTTACCGTCGTAGAGGTATTCGGGTCCAATGAATCCGACGACGGTGTTGACCAGGAAAGGTTCCAGGTCACGGGCCACCGCATAGGCCCTGGCCTCCAAGGTCTGCTGATCGACTGGTTTACCGCCGGCACCCAGGTGAGCACGAGAACTCAGCGCGGAGCCCTGCCCCGTTTCCAGATACATGACGTTGTCACCGACGGTCCCGCGGCGCAAGGCCCGGGTGGCGTCGCGGCCCTCACGCAGCAGCGCGATATCGACGCCGAAAGCGGAGTTGGCGCCCTCGGTTCCGGCGATCGACTGAAACGTCAAGTCCACCGGCGCTCCCCGCTCGATCAGGCCGATCGTGGTCGTGATGTGTGAGAGGACGCATGACTGGGTCGGGATGTCGTAGCGTGACCGGATCGAATCCAGCAGCTTGAGCAGATCTCCTGTCGCCTCGGGAGAGTCCGTCGCAGGATTTATACCGATGACCGCGTCACCGCATCCCAGCAGTAGTCCGTCGAGCACGGCCGCAGCGACACCGCGTGGATCATCGGTGGGGTGGTTCGGCTGCAGGCGGGTGGCCAGCGTGCCCTTGCCGCCGATGGTGGTGCGGAAGGCCGCACTCACGTGCATGGCGGCCCCCACCGCGATCAGGTCTTGATTGCGCATGATCTTGCTGACCGCCGCCGCCATCTCCGGGGTGATCCCCGCGGAAACCTCGGCGATCCGCCGTGCCCCATCATCACGAGAAGCGCTTTCCAACAACCAGTCCCGAAAGCCACCGACCGTCAGGTGCGAGACGGCGCTATACGCCCCGCGATCGTGGCTGTCGATTATCAGCCTGGTGACTTCGTCGGATTCGTAGGGCACCACGGCCTCGTTCAGGAAGGTGTCGAGCGGCAGGTCCGCGAGAACCCAAGCAGCAGCGGCCCGTTCGGCGTCCGAGCCTGCCGCGCACCCGGCCAGCTCATCACCCGATCGCAACGGGGTCGCCTTGGCCATCACATCCACCAGTCCGTCAAAGGCGTAGTTCACCCCGGCGACCTGTTGCCGATACTTCACGTGAGCTCGCTTTCCGCCTCCGCCAGTATCGCGAATTCCTCATCCGGCGAGTTCGCCACCAGGCGGTGACGGCTGTACAGCGCGAAATACGCCATGAATGCCGCGAAGACCGCCAGACACAAGCCGGCCGCCACCGGATTGACCAGGAAGGTTGCGGCGACTGCCAACACCGCCACGATCAGCGCAAAGCTGGTAGTCACGATTCCGCCCGGTGTGCGGTAGGGCCGCGGCATATTCGGCTCGCGAACCCGCAACGTGATATGGCTGACCATCATCAGCACATAGCTCAGGGCGGCCCCGAAGACCGCCATGTTCAGCAGCAGGTCTCCATGTCCGGTCAGTGACAACGCAAATCCGACCACACCGGGGACGATCAGCGCCAGCGTCGGCGCCTTGCGGGAATTGGTCACCGAAAGAACCGTCGGCAGATAACCCGCGCGGGACAGTGCGAACAACTGTCGCGAGTAGGCGTAGATGATCGAGAAGAAGCTCGCGATAAGCCCGGCCAACCCGATGTAGTTGACCAATTTCGCGGCGGTGCCGTGACCAAGCGCCTCAACCAACGGATTACCCGAATCGGACATCTGTTCCGCACCACCGGCACCGGTGGTCAGCACCAGCGCCGTCGCACAGGTGACCAACAGCACGGCGATCGCCGCGATGATCCCGCGCGGTACGTTGCGTTCCGGGTGGGCCGTCTCCTCGGCTGCCAACGGCACGCCCTCCACGGCGAGGAAGAACCAAATGGCAAACGGGATGGCAGCCCAGATGCCCAGGTAACCGTGCGGCAAGATGCTGGACGATCCGGCCGCGCTTTCGTCCGCCGCGATGTTGGTCAAGTTGTGGAGGTCGAAATGACCGGCTGCGGCAATCGCGAAGATCAATAGCCCCACCAGGGCGATGGCGGTGATGACGAACATCACCTTCAGCGCCTCCCCGACACCGGAGAGATGGATTCCGATGAAAAAGGCATAGGCAGCCAGGTAGACCCACCATCCGTTGGTGATCCCGAACAATCCCAGCGACTGCACGTAGGCGCCGATGAAGGTGGCGATGGCGGCGGGAGCGATCGAGTACTCGATGAGAATGGCTGTACCAGTAGCGAATCCACCCCATGGGCCCAGGGCGCGACGCGCGAACGTGTAGCCGCCACCTGCGGTCGGGAGCGCCGAAGAAAGCTCCGCCATGCCCAGCACCAGTGCCAGGTACATACCAGCGATGACCACAGTGGCAAGCGCCAGCCCGCCGAATCCGCCTTGCCTCAAGCCGAAGTTCCAGCCCGAGTAGTCCCCGGATACCACGTAACTCACCCCGAGGCCGGCCAGCAGCAGCCAGCCCGCGCTTCCCGATCTGAGCTGACGCTTGCGTAGATAATCCGCGCTCTCGAGATGTTCCTCGATGAGTCCGTGTTTGGTGGTCGCCATATCGTTTCCTTGTTCTCTGCAGTTCAATTCAGTGGGATGACTTCACTTTCGGGTGTTATCGCCGACGGTGGCGGTCAGAAGAATCCCTGGGCTTTGGAGCCGTAGGACACCAACAGGTTCTTGGTCTGCTGGTAGTGATCGAGCATCATCTTGTGGTTCTCGCGGCCGATGCCGGACCGCTTATAGCCACCGAAGGCGGCATGCGCGGGATACTGGTGATAGCAATTGGTCCACACCCGGCCTGCCTTGATGTCACGTCCGGCGCGGTAGGCGATGTTGCCGTTGCGGCTCCACACTCCTGCGCCCAGCCCGTACGGCGTGTCGTTGGCGATGGCGATGGCATCGTCGTAGTCGGCGAATGAGGTGACCGCGAGCACCGGACCGAAGATCTCTTCCTGGAAGATTCGCATGGAGTTGTCCCCCGCGAATACGGTGGGCGTGACGTAGTACCCGCCCGAGAGATCACCGCCCAGGTCGGCGCGGTCGCCACCGGTAACCAGCCGTGCGCCTTCGGATTTACCGATATCGATGTAGGACAGGATCTTCTCGAGCTGCTCGTGCGAGGCCTGCGCGCCCATCATGGTCTCGGTGTCCAGCGGATCGCCCTGGCGGATCGCCTTGGTGC
It includes:
- a CDS encoding gamma-glutamyltransferase family protein gives rise to the protein MRALTRALAIASIALLASAGCAGDMTSRPGGAAEPCGITANGVPITKTAATQAATERNISTNPEVATGYRTGMTAVRTASYAAATANPLATQAACKVLRDGGSAADALVAAQAVLGLVEPQSSGIGGGGFLVYYDAASGAVQTYDGREVAPAAATENYLRWVDDADRTAPRPDVRSSGRSIGVPGILRMLYDVHAEHGAAPWRELFTPAVQLADDGFEISPRLAAAITDSAASLALDPEADLYLLNTDGSAKPAGTKITNPAYAKTLGAVAADGPDAFYRGAIAEAIVAAAADTSSGRTPSLMTTADLSGYTAKRRAALCTTYRDHEICGMPAPSSGGIAVAATLGILQNFPMASFRPTDIDLDGGKPTVDGVHYIAEAERLAYADRDKYVADTDFVALPGNSPDTLLNPTYLAGRARLISGDTTMGVAKPGEFNIPASAAVSTPEHGTSQVTVVDARGNAASLTTTVESAFGSFHMVDGFFLNNQLTDFSAEPVGKDGLPVANRLQPGKRPRSSMAPTLVFERAESGKRGALLLALGSPGGSVIIQFVVKTLVGILDWGLDPQQAVSMVDFGANNSPKTNVGGEHPSIDARDNGADDPLIQRLRARGHIVDVADQSSGLSALVRRGPGWIGGADPRREGLVMGDTG
- a CDS encoding ethanolamine ammonia-lyase subunit EutB, yielding MKYRQQVAGVNYAFDGLVDVMAKATPLRSGDELAGCAAGSDAERAAAAWVLADLPLDTFLNEAVVPYESDEVTRLIIDSHDRGAYSAVSHLTVGGFRDWLLESASRDDGARRIAEVSAGITPEMAAAVSKIMRNQDLIAVGAAMHVSAAFRTTIGGKGTLATRLQPNHPTDDPRGVAAAVLDGLLLGCGDAVIGINPATDSPEATGDLLKLLDSIRSRYDIPTQSCVLSHITTTIGLIERGAPVDLTFQSIAGTEGANSAFGVDIALLREGRDATRALRRGTVGDNVMYLETGQGSALSSRAHLGAGGKPVDQQTLEARAYAVARDLEPFLVNTVVGFIGPEYLYDGKQIVRAGLEDHFCGKLLGLPMGVDVCYTNHAEADQNDMDTLLILLAAAGVAFVITVPGADDVMLGYQSLSFHDVLQARRTLGLRPAPEFEQWLHAIGMVDDDGRLTPFDVTSSPLRALTISGAR
- the eat gene encoding ethanolamine permease, which gives rise to MATTKHGLIEEHLESADYLRKRQLRSGSAGWLLLAGLGVSYVVSGDYSGWNFGLRQGGFGGLALATVVIAGMYLALVLGMAELSSALPTAGGGYTFARRALGPWGGFATGTAILIEYSIAPAAIATFIGAYVQSLGLFGITNGWWVYLAAYAFFIGIHLSGVGEALKVMFVITAIALVGLLIFAIAAAGHFDLHNLTNIAADESAAGSSSILPHGYLGIWAAIPFAIWFFLAVEGVPLAAEETAHPERNVPRGIIAAIAVLLVTCATALVLTTGAGGAEQMSDSGNPLVEALGHGTAAKLVNYIGLAGLIASFFSIIYAYSRQLFALSRAGYLPTVLSVTNSRKAPTLALIVPGVVGFALSLTGHGDLLLNMAVFGAALSYVLMMVSHITLRVREPNMPRPYRTPGGIVTTSFALIVAVLAVAATFLVNPVAAGLCLAVFAAFMAYFALYSRHRLVANSPDEEFAILAEAESELT
- a CDS encoding molybdate ABC transporter substrate-binding protein; its protein translation is MFGGAPQTAGLFGPRRSASLVVALAAFLAVAGCGTSQPPAPTTRPGDAGEIGGAAVPMTLRVSVDQAMRTVFSELAKRFQIDHPGTQIQLKFKRSQELADELEREPAPDVLVVRDVDMHRAAQAGQVKDPAAFAANRLVIVTPPGNPNHVFTFNDAVRSGARLAVCAPELACGAATARVAESLAAPLGPAQTERTANAVVDAVAEGRAEVGLTYSSYATSDEPRVTTLSFPGDAVSVERYSIAVTTKSENQNRAQQLADSVRSGDGHRLMSAFGFGAP
- the eutC gene encoding ethanolamine ammonia-lyase subunit EutC; this encodes MTAGDVARQRFWKDLRLNTQARIGLDRAGNALHTRDVLDLAAAHAIARDAVHVPLDIDRFAADVGALGLGVPVVVTSQVGSRAEYLRRPDLGRLPADLSAVARRPADIGFVLADGLSPTALMRHGVPLLRELALRLGNAYTLAAPVIATQARVALGDHVAEQGRYRTLIVIIGERPGLSVVDSLGIYLTHLPRSGCTDADRNCISNIHPPDGLSYSEAARIAASLVGGALQLGRSGVELKDTSRASAIDDPGLESLG